In Bacteroidia bacterium, one genomic interval encodes:
- a CDS encoding YihY/virulence factor BrkB family protein codes for MALGRFHISHLWSLLKETYIEWNEDEPFRLSAVVAYYAILSLPALLVIIIAVAGTIFGPDAIKGEIAGQVSDIVGSEAAKQTETMIAEASMSERTVTATIIGIGTLIFGATGVFFHLQKSLNEIWGVKSQPKRAFLGLLRDRAFSFGMVMVIAFLLLISLIVSAALSALSNWIVSQLPGWTIYFFRFIDLIISLGIITILFALIFKVLPDVKIKWRDVWTGAVVTSVLFVAGKFALGLYFSEADPGSAYGAAGSVIVILIWISYACLILFFGAEFTQVYARRYGDRIEPADYAVRTADYFTNRRDRILDREAKRKNKIQEIRLRKKKDQ; via the coding sequence ATGGCTTTAGGAAGATTTCACATCAGCCATTTATGGAGCCTGCTGAAAGAAACTTATATTGAATGGAACGAGGATGAACCTTTCAGGCTGAGTGCCGTGGTGGCCTATTATGCAATTCTATCACTTCCTGCGCTGCTGGTTATCATCATTGCTGTAGCGGGGACGATATTCGGGCCTGATGCCATAAAAGGAGAGATTGCCGGACAAGTGAGCGATATAGTAGGTTCCGAAGCCGCAAAGCAAACCGAAACAATGATCGCAGAAGCAAGCATGAGCGAGCGAACGGTTACTGCCACCATCATTGGCATTGGTACGCTGATCTTTGGCGCAACAGGTGTTTTCTTTCACTTACAGAAATCACTGAATGAAATTTGGGGCGTAAAATCCCAGCCCAAGCGTGCATTCCTCGGCCTGCTGCGCGACCGTGCATTTTCCTTTGGAATGGTCATGGTCATTGCATTTCTCCTCCTGATCTCTCTTATTGTTTCTGCTGCCCTCTCCGCGCTGAGCAATTGGATCGTAAGCCAGCTTCCGGGATGGACTATTTATTTTTTCAGGTTCATTGATCTTATAATCTCCCTCGGCATCATCACCATCCTTTTTGCCTTGATATTTAAAGTATTGCCAGACGTGAAAATAAAATGGCGGGATGTCTGGACGGGAGCCGTTGTGACTTCCGTGCTGTTTGTAGCCGGCAAATTTGCCTTAGGTCTCTATTTCAGCGAGGCCGATCCCGGATCAGCCTATGGTGCGGCAGGCTCTGTCATCGTAATTCTGATCTGGATCTCTTATGCCTGCCTGATCCTTTTCTTTGGGGCAGAATTCACACAGGTTTACGCCCGCAGATATGGCGATCGGATTGAGCCTGCCGACTATGCAGTGCGTACGGCAGACTATTTCACCAACCGCAGAGACCGCATCCTGGATCGCGAAGCCAAACGAAAGAATAAGATACAGGAAATTCGACTCAGGAAAAAAAAGGATCAATAA
- a CDS encoding ATP-dependent Clp protease ATP-binding subunit, whose translation MEAKFSPRVRDVISYSREEAIRLGHDYIGTEHLLLGILREGEGKAIQTLKSLDSDLIRLKKTVEDTIRNTASHKKVTGNIPLTKQAEKVLKVTYLEAKIFKSDLIGTEHLMLSILRDEDNIAAQVLNQYLVNYEAFKEQLEDIFYSPKGEYPQDPAEEDFERSDPSKGYGQSRKSSEVKSKTPVLDNFGKDLTRSAEEGKLDPIVGRELEIERVSQILSRRKKNNPVLIGEPGVGKTAIAEGLALRITQRKVSRVLFNKRIVSLDLASLVAGTKYRGQFEERMKAVMNELEKNPNVILFIDELHTIIGAGGASGSLDASNMFKPALSRGDIQCIGATTLDEYRQYIEKDGALERRFQPVMINPTTPEQTVEILTNIKERYEDHHSVNYDDKAIEACVKLSERYISDRYLPDKAIDVLDEAGARVHITNIHVPQDILDLEKKIEDIKDEKNKVVKSQQYEEAAKLRDREKQLLEQLEIEKYKWEEETKKQRYSVTEEDIAEVVAMVTGIPTKRIAQSEGIRLLNMEQELQGKVIGQVEAIKKLTKAIQRTRAGLKDPNRPIGSFIFLGPTGVGKTEMAKVLSRYLFDTDDALIRIDMSEYMEKFAVSRLVGAPPGYIGYEEGGQLTEKVRRKPYSVILLDEIEKAHPDVYNILLQIMDEGFITDSLGRRVDFRNTIIIMTSNIGSRQLKDFGKGVGFSTTAIKEGIDEYTKGVIETALKRTFSPEFLNRIDDVIVFNSLDKEAIHEIINLQLDLLYNRINQMNYKIELTPKAKAFLADRGFDPKYGARPLKRVIQKYLEDAIAEEILKSKIKEGDVIKVDLPKDSEELEIKIQAAKNTEAEESGKKKGGK comes from the coding sequence ATGGAAGCTAAATTTTCACCCAGAGTCAGGGACGTGATCAGCTACAGCAGGGAAGAAGCCATCCGTCTCGGCCACGACTATATAGGAACGGAGCACTTACTCCTCGGCATTTTACGCGAAGGAGAAGGAAAGGCCATCCAAACATTAAAAAGCCTCGATTCCGATTTGATCAGGTTGAAGAAGACCGTGGAAGATACCATTCGCAATACGGCATCTCACAAGAAAGTTACCGGTAATATTCCTTTGACCAAACAAGCGGAAAAAGTACTGAAGGTAACATACCTGGAGGCTAAAATTTTCAAGAGCGATCTGATCGGAACCGAGCACCTCATGCTCTCAATTCTGAGAGATGAAGACAACATAGCAGCCCAGGTGCTGAATCAATACCTGGTGAACTATGAAGCCTTTAAAGAGCAATTGGAAGATATATTCTATTCTCCCAAAGGTGAATATCCTCAGGATCCTGCCGAGGAAGATTTCGAGCGTAGCGATCCCTCAAAAGGGTATGGCCAAAGCCGCAAGAGTTCTGAAGTTAAATCCAAAACACCGGTACTAGACAATTTCGGAAAAGATCTGACGCGTAGTGCTGAAGAAGGCAAACTGGATCCGATTGTAGGAAGAGAGCTGGAAATAGAGCGCGTTTCTCAGATCCTCAGCCGCAGAAAGAAAAACAACCCGGTATTGATCGGGGAACCCGGGGTAGGTAAAACCGCAATTGCTGAAGGTCTGGCCCTGCGCATTACGCAACGAAAGGTGAGCCGGGTGCTTTTCAATAAGCGCATCGTTTCCCTGGATCTGGCCTCATTGGTGGCTGGAACAAAGTACCGGGGACAGTTTGAAGAACGGATGAAAGCGGTAATGAATGAACTGGAGAAAAATCCTAACGTGATCCTCTTTATTGATGAGTTACATACCATCATTGGAGCGGGCGGAGCATCAGGGTCTCTGGACGCATCCAATATGTTCAAACCTGCTTTGTCGCGCGGAGATATTCAGTGCATCGGAGCCACTACGCTAGACGAATACCGCCAGTATATTGAAAAGGATGGCGCTCTGGAACGAAGATTCCAGCCGGTAATGATAAATCCCACCACTCCCGAACAAACCGTGGAGATACTCACCAATATCAAAGAAAGATATGAAGATCACCACTCAGTGAATTATGACGACAAGGCGATTGAGGCATGCGTCAAACTGAGCGAACGTTATATCAGCGACCGGTATTTGCCGGACAAAGCCATAGATGTATTGGATGAAGCCGGTGCAAGGGTCCATATTACCAATATTCACGTTCCGCAGGATATCCTTGATCTTGAAAAGAAGATTGAAGACATTAAGGATGAGAAAAATAAAGTGGTAAAAAGCCAGCAGTATGAGGAAGCTGCCAAGCTGCGCGACAGGGAAAAGCAACTTCTGGAGCAGCTTGAAATCGAAAAGTATAAATGGGAAGAGGAAACCAAGAAGCAGCGCTATAGTGTGACGGAAGAGGATATTGCTGAAGTTGTGGCAATGGTTACCGGCATCCCAACAAAACGGATAGCACAGAGTGAAGGCATCAGGCTCCTGAACATGGAGCAGGAACTTCAGGGTAAGGTTATTGGCCAGGTAGAGGCAATAAAAAAACTGACCAAGGCCATTCAAAGAACCAGAGCCGGATTGAAAGATCCGAACCGTCCGATCGGAAGCTTTATTTTCCTGGGGCCTACCGGGGTGGGAAAAACGGAAATGGCGAAAGTTCTCAGCCGTTATTTGTTTGACACTGATGATGCGCTCATCAGAATTGATATGAGCGAGTATATGGAGAAATTCGCGGTAAGCCGGCTGGTTGGTGCCCCTCCGGGATATATTGGCTATGAAGAAGGCGGACAGCTTACTGAAAAGGTGCGCAGAAAACCTTACTCAGTGATCCTGCTGGATGAAATAGAAAAGGCGCATCCGGATGTATATAACATCCTGCTCCAGATCATGGATGAAGGCTTTATCACAGACAGCCTGGGCCGCAGGGTAGACTTCAGAAATACTATTATCATAATGACCAGCAACATTGGCAGCCGCCAGTTGAAGGACTTTGGTAAAGGTGTTGGTTTTTCCACTACAGCCATTAAAGAAGGAATTGATGAGTATACGAAAGGCGTTATTGAAACTGCGCTGAAGCGTACCTTCTCTCCAGAGTTCCTTAACCGGATTGATGATGTAATTGTGTTTAACAGCCTTGATAAGGAGGCCATCCATGAGATCATTAACCTTCAGCTCGACTTGTTGTACAATCGCATCAACCAGATGAATTACAAAATTGAGTTGACGCCCAAGGCTAAGGCTTTCCTGGCTGACCGGGGGTTTGATCCCAAATACGGTGCGAGGCCCCTCAAGCGCGTTATCCAGAAATATCTGGAAGATGCCATTGCCGAAGAAATCTTAAAATCCAAGATAAAGGAGGGCGATGTGATCAAAGTGGACTTGCCCAAGGATAGTGAGGAACTGGAGATAAAGATCCAGGCCGCTAAAAATACCGAAGCCGAGGAAAGCGGCAAAAAGAAAGGTGGAAAGTGA